The Paraburkholderia hospita genome includes a window with the following:
- a CDS encoding ABC transporter ATP-binding protein, which yields MSTIVSFKNVQKTYDGETLVVKNLNLEIQEGEFLTMLGPSGSGKTTCLMMLAGFETATHGEILLQGRPINRIPPERRNIGMVFQSYALFPHKSVAENLAFPLKVRKVSKDEIAKKVKRALAMVNMEKFANRMPAQLSGGQQQRIAVARALVFEPALVLMDEPLGALDKQLREQMQYEIKQIHEQSGLTVVYVTHDQGEAMTMSDRIAVFNNGIIQQLASPSVLYEQPENAFVARFIGESNELLGTVSTLEREHCTISLDNGHRIKASAGPAIRASGHASISLRPERISIGDDARRCDNVFQGGVKDLIYYGDHLRVVMQVCGRNDFIVKLPNDGAARQLRIGDSVHVGWMAEACRALQ from the coding sequence ATGTCAACCATTGTCTCTTTCAAGAATGTGCAGAAGACCTATGACGGTGAAACCCTCGTGGTCAAGAACCTCAACCTGGAGATTCAGGAGGGTGAATTCCTGACGATGCTCGGACCGTCGGGTTCTGGAAAGACAACGTGTCTGATGATGCTCGCCGGCTTCGAGACGGCCACGCACGGCGAGATTCTGCTTCAGGGGAGGCCGATCAACCGCATTCCGCCCGAGCGCCGGAATATCGGCATGGTCTTTCAGAGCTATGCGCTGTTCCCGCACAAATCCGTCGCGGAGAACCTCGCGTTTCCGCTGAAGGTGCGAAAAGTATCGAAAGACGAGATCGCGAAAAAGGTGAAGCGGGCGCTCGCGATGGTCAACATGGAGAAGTTCGCCAACCGCATGCCCGCGCAGTTGTCGGGTGGCCAGCAGCAGCGGATCGCCGTTGCGCGCGCGCTGGTGTTCGAGCCGGCGCTGGTGCTGATGGACGAGCCGCTTGGCGCGCTCGACAAGCAGCTGCGCGAGCAGATGCAGTACGAGATCAAGCAGATCCACGAGCAGAGCGGTCTCACGGTCGTGTACGTCACGCACGACCAGGGCGAGGCGATGACGATGTCCGACCGTATCGCGGTGTTCAACAACGGCATCATCCAGCAACTGGCCTCGCCGTCAGTGTTGTATGAACAGCCCGAGAACGCGTTCGTCGCGCGCTTCATCGGCGAAAGCAACGAGTTGCTCGGCACGGTGTCGACGCTCGAGCGCGAGCACTGCACGATCAGCCTCGACAACGGGCATCGCATCAAGGCGAGCGCGGGCCCCGCTATCCGCGCGTCGGGTCACGCGAGCATCTCGTTGCGCCCGGAGCGCATTTCGATCGGAGACGACGCGCGCAGGTGCGACAACGTCTTTCAAGGTGGTGTGAAGGATTTGATCTACTACGGAGATCATCTCCGGGTAGTGATGCAGGTTTGCGGGCGAAACGATTTCATTGTCAAGCTTCCAAATGACGGCGCTGCGCGTCAATTGCGTATCGGCGACTCCGTACACGTTGGCTGGATGGCTGAAGCATGCCGAGCCTTGCAATAG
- a CDS encoding N-formylglutamate amidohydrolase, with protein MQKMAFGQVYRADSPILVATPHTGTIIPDDLLQHPAWVPIAGRLADPAGVALQAAAVRHGVSFVSALYHPCVIDFNIATDNRPLSQRLNCIGLCRTHTSRGESLYGADGQPSEAEVEMRVDRYWRPFHAAVTSELVRLRQMHDNVVLLVTQASSWLSPFRNQAGASDCNVGTNQGASCDRQLVSTLTEIVKSCGHSWVVNGRVADVFCAQRYGMPENGIHAIEVEIAGRWRSDLEIDARDTADPKPDAAMGALLEALMTALRRLPRAEAVSAAAFEDANGHA; from the coding sequence ATGCAGAAGATGGCTTTCGGGCAGGTCTATCGGGCCGATTCACCGATTCTCGTCGCCACGCCGCATACAGGCACGATCATTCCCGACGACTTGCTGCAGCATCCCGCATGGGTGCCCATCGCCGGCCGTCTCGCGGACCCGGCGGGCGTCGCGTTGCAGGCTGCGGCAGTGCGGCATGGCGTGTCCTTCGTGTCGGCGCTTTATCACCCGTGCGTGATCGACTTCAACATCGCCACCGACAACCGTCCGCTTTCGCAGCGCCTGAACTGCATCGGGCTGTGCCGCACGCATACGTCGCGCGGCGAATCGCTGTATGGGGCGGACGGGCAGCCTTCGGAAGCGGAAGTCGAGATGCGCGTCGACAGGTACTGGCGCCCGTTCCACGCGGCTGTGACGTCAGAACTCGTGCGCCTGCGGCAGATGCATGACAACGTTGTGCTGCTGGTCACACAGGCGAGTTCGTGGCTCTCGCCGTTTCGCAATCAGGCGGGCGCATCCGACTGCAACGTCGGCACGAACCAGGGCGCTTCATGCGACAGGCAACTGGTGTCGACGCTGACCGAGATCGTCAAATCGTGCGGACATTCGTGGGTCGTGAACGGCAGGGTCGCGGATGTGTTCTGCGCGCAGCGCTATGGCATGCCGGAGAACGGCATTCATGCGATCGAAGTCGAGATAGCGGGACGCTGGCGATCCGATCTGGAGATCGACGCACGCGATACGGCCGATCCGAAGCCTGACGCTGCGATGGGAGCCCTGCTCGAAGCGCTGATGACAGCGCTTCGGCGTTTGCCGCGCGCCGAAGCGGTATCGGCGGCCGCGTTCGAGGACGCGAATGGACATGCATAA
- a CDS encoding ABC transporter substrate-binding protein, with the protein MNPKYALGILIACGCVSTAASAAQVTFTSWGGAWQDAQESTAAKPFAQQAGVQLKTDTYNGGIAQVRSQVQTSNVTWDVVDMQLADAIRACDEGLLEKVNPTTLAPAKDGTPAKSDFIAGGLSECLVGSIAWSTLIAYNTDKFKGHEPTKIADFFDLKKYPGKRGLRKSPEGALEWALLADGVLPADVYKMLSTPAGLNRAFKKLDTIKSSIVWWETGAQPAQLLADGEVTMSSAYNGRIYSAMITDKKPFGFLWDGQVKNIEGYAIVKGSKNLKAAQDFVRYATQADVLAKLAPLTAYGPARKSSIPLVDAKVSPYLPTAPANQKGAIDEDTAFWADHSDDLNQKFAVWLSQK; encoded by the coding sequence ATGAACCCGAAATACGCTTTAGGAATCCTTATCGCATGTGGTTGCGTGAGCACGGCGGCATCGGCGGCTCAGGTGACGTTCACGTCGTGGGGCGGCGCGTGGCAGGACGCGCAGGAGAGCACGGCCGCGAAACCGTTCGCGCAGCAGGCCGGTGTGCAGCTCAAGACGGACACGTACAACGGCGGCATCGCGCAGGTCCGCAGCCAGGTGCAAACCAGCAATGTCACGTGGGACGTCGTTGACATGCAGCTGGCCGACGCGATCCGTGCATGCGACGAGGGCTTGCTCGAGAAGGTGAATCCCACCACGCTCGCACCGGCCAAAGATGGCACGCCCGCAAAGAGCGATTTCATTGCGGGCGGCCTGTCGGAGTGTCTGGTGGGCAGCATTGCCTGGTCCACGCTCATCGCCTACAACACCGACAAGTTCAAGGGACATGAGCCGACGAAGATCGCCGACTTCTTCGACCTGAAGAAATACCCCGGCAAGCGCGGGCTGCGCAAGTCGCCCGAAGGCGCGCTGGAATGGGCGCTGCTCGCCGACGGCGTGCTGCCCGCCGATGTCTACAAGATGCTGTCCACGCCCGCAGGATTGAATCGCGCATTCAAGAAGCTCGACACGATCAAGTCGTCGATCGTCTGGTGGGAAACGGGCGCGCAGCCGGCACAGCTTCTCGCCGACGGTGAAGTGACGATGAGTAGCGCCTACAACGGCCGCATCTACAGCGCGATGATCACCGACAAAAAGCCGTTCGGCTTCCTGTGGGATGGTCAGGTCAAGAACATCGAAGGCTACGCGATCGTGAAGGGCTCGAAGAACCTGAAGGCCGCGCAGGACTTTGTGCGCTACGCGACGCAAGCTGATGTGCTTGCCAAGCTTGCGCCGCTGACGGCATATGGTCCGGCGCGCAAGTCATCGATTCCGCTGGTCGACGCCAAGGTCTCACCTTATCTGCCGACGGCACCCGCCAATCAGAAAGGCGCGATCGATGAAGACACGGCGTTCTGGGCCGACCATTCGGACGACCTGAACCAGAAGTTCGCGGTCTGGCTGAGCCAGAAGTAA
- the pruA gene encoding L-glutamate gamma-semialdehyde dehydrogenase, whose translation MISGPQFPLPANEPEVHFGQGTKAAAALSEALEQRDVVEIPTVIGGKRYFSNDVVEVRAPHDTQRLLARIHRPTQAQIAEAITSSAAVAKDWASLTHASRATILHRAAEIVATRSRIRINAATMLGQSKTIDQAEPDSACELIDFLRFNAYNAQRVYAEQPMSVPTAVNRADWRPLEGFVYAVSPFNFTAIGANLTTAPAIMGNTVLWKPSEKSALANYIFFEALEEAGLPPGVINFVPGDAELTTRVAMSSPDLAGIHFTGSSSVFQSLWKGVASKVDSFRTIPRLVGETGGKDFVLAHASANASEVAIALIRGAFEYQGQKCSAASRAYVPRSLWTAVSQELRDRLATLKVGDVADPTTFMGAVISQASHQKLSRALEAAKDDPAVKVVAGGKTWSEPGYFVEPTVLQVSDPKHALMKEELFGPVLSVFVYEDNAWQETLELIDATSPYALTGSIFSTDRFALHEAERVLINAAGNLYLNDKPTGAMIGQQPFGGGRASGTNDKAGSYLNLLRWASPRVVKETYLPPRDWQFGA comes from the coding sequence GTGATTTCAGGCCCACAATTTCCGTTGCCGGCAAATGAGCCCGAGGTGCATTTCGGTCAAGGTACGAAGGCGGCAGCGGCGCTGAGCGAGGCGCTCGAGCAACGCGACGTCGTCGAGATTCCGACGGTGATCGGCGGCAAGCGGTACTTCTCGAACGACGTCGTCGAAGTCCGCGCGCCGCACGACACGCAGCGCCTGCTGGCCCGCATCCATCGTCCGACGCAGGCGCAGATCGCCGAAGCCATTACCAGCTCCGCGGCCGTCGCGAAAGACTGGGCGTCGCTGACGCACGCGAGCCGCGCAACGATTCTTCATCGCGCCGCGGAGATCGTCGCGACGCGTTCGCGGATCAGGATCAACGCGGCGACCATGCTCGGCCAGAGCAAGACGATTGATCAGGCCGAACCCGACAGCGCGTGCGAACTGATCGATTTTCTGCGCTTCAATGCATACAACGCTCAACGCGTGTACGCCGAGCAGCCGATGTCCGTTCCGACTGCCGTGAACCGCGCCGACTGGCGGCCGCTGGAAGGCTTTGTCTACGCCGTCTCGCCGTTCAACTTCACGGCGATCGGCGCGAACCTGACGACGGCGCCCGCGATCATGGGCAACACGGTGCTGTGGAAGCCGTCGGAAAAGTCGGCGCTCGCGAATTACATCTTCTTCGAAGCGCTCGAAGAAGCCGGCCTGCCGCCCGGCGTCATCAACTTCGTGCCTGGCGACGCCGAACTGACGACGCGTGTGGCGATGTCGTCGCCGGACCTGGCGGGCATCCACTTCACGGGTTCGTCGTCGGTTTTCCAGTCGCTGTGGAAGGGCGTGGCGTCGAAGGTCGACAGCTTCCGCACGATTCCGCGCCTCGTCGGCGAGACGGGCGGCAAGGACTTCGTGCTTGCGCATGCGTCGGCGAATGCGTCGGAAGTCGCCATCGCGCTGATTCGCGGCGCGTTCGAGTACCAGGGGCAGAAGTGCAGCGCGGCGTCGCGCGCCTACGTTCCGCGCAGCCTGTGGACGGCCGTCAGTCAGGAACTGCGGGACCGTCTCGCCACGTTGAAAGTGGGCGATGTCGCCGATCCCACCACGTTCATGGGCGCGGTGATTTCGCAGGCGTCGCATCAGAAGCTGAGCCGCGCACTCGAAGCTGCGAAGGACGATCCGGCCGTCAAGGTCGTCGCCGGTGGCAAGACGTGGTCGGAGCCCGGCTATTTCGTCGAGCCGACTGTTCTTCAGGTCTCCGATCCGAAGCACGCGCTGATGAAGGAAGAACTGTTCGGCCCGGTGCTGTCCGTCTTCGTCTATGAAGACAATGCGTGGCAGGAAACGCTCGAACTGATCGACGCCACGAGCCCCTACGCGCTGACGGGTTCCATCTTCAGCACCGATCGCTTCGCCCTGCATGAGGCCGAGCGCGTGCTGATCAATGCGGCGGGCAATCTGTACCTGAACGACAAGCCGACGGGCGCAATGATCGGCCAGCAGCCGTTCGGCGGCGGCCGCGCGAGCGGGACGAACGACAAGGCGGGTTCGTATCTGAACCTGCTGCGCTGGGCGTCGCCGCGCGTCGTGAAGGAAACGTATCTGCCGCCGCGCGACTGGCAGTTCGGCGCCTAA
- a CDS encoding ABC transporter permease, translating to MMILPTDIAVPAAGESEPIYIGDSKSLKSKLRSAERAERTKAMLLIAPLLAFLLVTFLVPIGSLLMKSFRDPTISQEMPATAALLREWNPAAGKLPGEHVYDAFGKDLLAAKANEGVSRVASRLNYDEAGMRSLVMKTARRLGDSDTGTWHQRLSAIDPRWDDIGAWSTLKYASSPWTLGYYLKAFDFKRDSDGSIVRQAPGERLYVDVFVRTAWVSLAVSALCLLFGYPVAFFLANIPARYSNLFMIMVLLPFWTSILVRTTAWVVVLQTNGVLNDLFIHMGLTQSGFALIYNRFGVLVAMTHILLPYAILSLYAVMKGVPNIYMKAARSLGAGPILSFFQAYFPQTLPGVGAAGMLTFILAVGYYITPAIVGGPDDQLASYYIANHVNATLNWGLASALASILLAGVLFVYAIFVRMTGGGVKLG from the coding sequence ATGATGATTCTTCCCACTGATATTGCCGTACCAGCAGCTGGCGAGTCCGAGCCGATTTACATCGGCGATTCGAAAAGCCTCAAGTCGAAGCTGCGCAGCGCGGAGCGCGCCGAGCGTACCAAGGCGATGTTGTTGATCGCGCCGCTGCTGGCCTTCCTTCTCGTCACCTTTCTGGTTCCGATCGGCAGCCTGTTGATGAAGAGCTTCCGCGACCCGACGATTTCGCAGGAAATGCCTGCCACGGCAGCGCTGCTTCGCGAATGGAATCCTGCTGCCGGAAAGCTGCCCGGTGAGCATGTCTATGACGCGTTCGGCAAGGATCTTCTTGCAGCGAAGGCCAATGAAGGCGTGAGCCGCGTGGCGTCGCGCCTCAATTACGACGAAGCGGGCATGCGTAGTCTCGTCATGAAGACTGCGCGCCGTCTGGGCGATAGCGACACGGGGACATGGCATCAACGCCTGTCGGCCATCGATCCGCGCTGGGACGACATCGGGGCGTGGTCCACGCTCAAATATGCATCCTCGCCGTGGACGCTCGGCTATTACCTGAAGGCATTCGATTTCAAACGCGACAGCGACGGTTCGATCGTCCGTCAAGCGCCGGGCGAGCGGCTATATGTCGATGTGTTCGTGCGGACCGCGTGGGTCAGTCTTGCCGTGAGCGCGCTGTGTCTTCTGTTCGGGTATCCCGTCGCCTTCTTTCTGGCGAACATTCCCGCGCGTTACAGCAACCTGTTCATGATCATGGTGCTGTTGCCGTTCTGGACGTCCATTCTGGTTCGAACCACCGCGTGGGTCGTGGTGCTGCAGACCAACGGCGTGCTCAACGATCTCTTCATTCACATGGGTCTCACGCAGTCAGGCTTCGCGCTGATCTACAACCGCTTCGGCGTGCTGGTGGCGATGACGCACATCCTCTTGCCCTACGCGATCCTGTCGCTGTACGCGGTGATGAAGGGCGTGCCGAACATCTACATGAAAGCGGCGCGCTCGCTCGGCGCGGGCCCGATTCTGTCCTTCTTTCAGGCCTATTTTCCGCAGACGCTGCCGGGCGTAGGCGCAGCCGGCATGCTGACGTTCATTCTCGCTGTTGGCTACTACATCACGCCCGCCATCGTCGGCGGACCGGATGATCAGCTCGCGAGCTACTACATCGCGAATCATGTGAACGCGACGCTGAACTGGGGGCTCGCCAGCGCGCTCGCATCCATTCTGCTGGCGGGCGTGCTGTTCGTCTATGCGATCTTCGTCCGGATGACGGGCGGCGGTGTGAAACTGGGGTAA
- a CDS encoding ABC transporter permease: protein MFNFPAYVTVWGRLGRFAHVGVSLAVLLFLVSPVLVVMPLSFNSQPYFTYPMQGVSLRWYHDFINSPDWMLALKNTMIVGIVSTLIATVLGVTASLGLMHPRLKGKALVTGILVSPMIVPLIITAVGVYFAFSPLGLTNSLTGLILAHAALGVPFVVVTVTATLAGFNETLSRAGRSLGASRVRVFMQVKLPIIAPGVVSGALFAFATSFDEIVVALFLTGTDQRTVPRQMWSGIREQLSPTILAVATVLVVISTLLLVTLELLRRRSERLRGAAAL from the coding sequence ATGTTCAACTTTCCCGCATACGTCACGGTCTGGGGACGTCTCGGCCGGTTCGCTCACGTCGGCGTCTCGCTGGCCGTGCTGTTGTTCCTCGTTTCGCCCGTGCTCGTGGTGATGCCGCTGTCGTTCAACTCGCAGCCGTACTTCACGTATCCGATGCAGGGCGTGAGCCTTCGCTGGTATCACGATTTCATCAACAGCCCAGACTGGATGCTCGCGCTCAAGAACACGATGATCGTCGGCATCGTGTCGACGCTCATCGCAACCGTGCTCGGCGTGACGGCTTCGCTCGGCTTGATGCATCCGCGTCTGAAAGGGAAGGCGCTCGTGACGGGCATTCTGGTTTCGCCGATGATCGTGCCGCTCATCATCACGGCCGTGGGCGTGTACTTCGCGTTCAGCCCGCTCGGTCTCACGAACAGTCTGACGGGGCTGATTCTCGCGCATGCCGCGCTTGGCGTGCCGTTCGTCGTGGTGACGGTCACGGCGACGCTCGCCGGTTTCAACGAAACGCTGTCGCGCGCGGGCCGCAGCCTCGGCGCGTCGCGCGTGCGCGTCTTCATGCAGGTGAAGCTTCCCATCATCGCGCCGGGCGTGGTGTCGGGCGCACTGTTCGCGTTCGCGACGTCGTTCGATGAAATCGTCGTCGCGCTCTTTCTGACGGGCACGGATCAGCGCACGGTGCCGCGGCAAATGTGGTCGGGTATCCGCGAACAGCTGAGCCCGACGATTCTCGCGGTGGCAACCGTCCTCGTCGTCATCTCGACGTTGCTGCTCGTCACGCTGGAACTGTTGCGCCGCCGGTCCGAGCGTCTGCGTGGCGCCGCCGCATTGTGA
- a CDS encoding LysR family transcriptional regulator: MRESGPEQYPDWDLLASWVAVVESGSISDAANRLAISQAGVSQRIKALETILDTTLLDRATRPARPTAAGQRLFEHATVLLQGADQMVESVRNVTRAKRVVVRLGCVDSFAATIGPIIIKALAGTSHLIRLWSGITPTLDGQLEARQLDMAVTTTSISQTPGIRRQKLFSEPYVVVLPRSFEVDSFTTITELSRHLQLIRYSARSVIGQHVDAYLASNGENIERTCEFDATDPMLSLVAAGLGFAVTTPLCLWQSRHYVPDVRVIPLSSFSRHGRPYQRLSRSFFLAYRENELGHLPTDLYDLLRRAFERQVSRDIAKALALNPEDVCLQDEE, from the coding sequence ATGAGAGAGAGCGGACCAGAACAATACCCCGACTGGGATCTTCTTGCCAGTTGGGTCGCTGTTGTCGAGTCGGGGTCGATATCCGACGCGGCGAACCGGCTTGCCATTTCGCAGGCGGGCGTGTCGCAACGTATCAAGGCACTCGAAACGATACTGGACACCACGCTGCTCGACCGCGCGACGCGCCCGGCGCGTCCCACGGCGGCCGGCCAGCGGCTGTTCGAGCATGCGACCGTGCTGTTGCAGGGCGCGGACCAGATGGTCGAAAGCGTGCGCAATGTGACGCGCGCCAAACGTGTCGTGGTCCGGCTGGGCTGCGTCGATTCGTTCGCGGCGACCATCGGTCCCATCATCATCAAGGCGCTGGCGGGCACCTCGCATCTGATCCGTTTGTGGTCGGGCATCACGCCAACACTTGATGGCCAGCTCGAAGCGCGGCAACTCGACATGGCCGTCACGACGACGAGCATCTCGCAGACGCCCGGCATCCGTCGGCAGAAGCTGTTCTCGGAACCGTATGTCGTCGTGTTGCCGCGCAGCTTCGAGGTCGACAGCTTTACGACGATCACCGAGTTGAGCCGGCATCTGCAACTCATCCGCTACAGCGCGCGCTCGGTGATCGGGCAGCATGTCGACGCCTATCTGGCTTCGAACGGCGAGAACATCGAGCGCACATGCGAGTTCGACGCCACCGACCCCATGCTCAGTCTCGTCGCCGCAGGGTTGGGATTCGCGGTGACCACGCCGCTTTGTCTATGGCAATCGCGGCACTACGTGCCGGATGTCCGCGTCATTCCTCTTTCCAGTTTCTCCCGTCATGGGCGGCCTTATCAACGGCTAAGCCGGTCGTTCTTCCTCGCCTATCGGGAGAACGAACTTGGACACTTACCCACGGACCTCTACGATCTGCTTCGGCGTGCATTCGAGCGGCAGGTTTCGCGCGACATCGCGAAGGCGCTGGCGCTCAACCCGGAAGACGTTTGCCTGCAAGACGAGGAGTGA
- a CDS encoding TetR family transcriptional regulator C-terminal domain-containing protein — MQGEKAREAMPETRKDDPAQYEGMRLRLIDSTLEVVGQVGLENLTIRKVSEYAGVSVGLVHHHFENKGNLVYKTFVYLIRRVREQLTAGRRGIADPVARMKFTADMCFSDEVMSPGVANVWPHMWSSSAHDKEVQRLCAAFSRRLRSNFIHDLRQAGCDPTMATIYAIQAMGLVHGLWIEHRVAAIISIDEVLDVFHGFIDNATNQIWKRNIRSFAPANH, encoded by the coding sequence ATGCAAGGAGAAAAGGCGCGCGAAGCGATGCCTGAGACGCGCAAGGACGATCCCGCCCAGTACGAGGGGATGCGTCTGCGTCTGATCGATTCGACACTGGAAGTCGTCGGGCAGGTTGGACTCGAGAACCTGACCATCCGCAAGGTGAGCGAATACGCGGGCGTGTCGGTCGGCCTCGTTCACCACCACTTCGAAAACAAGGGCAACCTTGTCTATAAGACCTTCGTCTATCTGATCCGGCGCGTGCGCGAGCAGTTGACGGCGGGACGCAGAGGCATCGCCGATCCCGTCGCGCGTATGAAATTCACGGCCGACATGTGCTTCAGCGACGAGGTGATGAGCCCCGGCGTCGCCAACGTGTGGCCGCACATGTGGAGTTCATCGGCGCACGACAAGGAAGTGCAGCGCCTGTGCGCCGCCTTCTCGCGGCGGCTGCGCTCGAACTTCATCCACGACCTCAGGCAGGCCGGCTGCGACCCGACCATGGCGACGATTTACGCGATCCAGGCGATGGGCCTCGTGCACGGACTGTGGATCGAGCATCGCGTGGCCGCGATCATTTCGATCGACGAAGTGCTCGACGTGTTCCACGGCTTCATCGACAACGCGACGAACCAGATCTGGAAGCGCAACATACGCAGTTTCGCTCCCGCGAACCACTAG